A stretch of Mesorhizobium sp. M2A.F.Ca.ET.046.03.2.1 DNA encodes these proteins:
- a CDS encoding Rieske 2Fe-2S domain-containing protein, with protein MSEGRREAYWQAVALSADIGKRPKRILFDGEPLVLFRSTQGVAALFDRCPHRLVELSTGKVVGGEIECPYHGWRYDGEGRCTAIPGHVGAMPHYRVRRYAAIERDGVVFISSGTPKDEPYLHCMQGKDIILRRVRSSTQSTVIDAAENILDATHTHFTHKGLLRGLTSKRHLVRVEVTGGEGWVEASYTGEERQQGLISRLLEGERAKTIGRFRHPGIAELEYWGKDGLVLATTFHLRQADERTVEGVGWLIGRRQGLLGELKALAFKPLFNVALQQDRRVLKSASDNARFVPQAVPVIGPLDFLRRDIAAIMEGKMPPAASGPKVHEIEL; from the coding sequence GTGAGTGAGGGCCGGCGGGAAGCCTATTGGCAGGCGGTGGCGCTGTCCGCCGATATCGGCAAGCGGCCGAAGCGTATTCTTTTCGACGGCGAGCCCCTGGTGCTGTTCCGCTCGACGCAAGGTGTCGCCGCGTTGTTCGACCGCTGCCCGCACCGGCTGGTCGAGCTGTCGACCGGCAAGGTGGTCGGCGGCGAGATCGAATGCCCTTATCACGGCTGGCGTTATGACGGCGAGGGACGCTGCACGGCGATCCCCGGCCATGTCGGCGCCATGCCGCATTACCGGGTCCGCCGCTACGCCGCGATCGAGCGCGACGGGGTGGTCTTCATCTCGTCCGGCACGCCCAAGGACGAGCCTTACCTGCATTGCATGCAAGGCAAGGATATCATCCTGCGGCGGGTGCGCTCGTCGACCCAGTCGACGGTGATCGATGCGGCGGAAAACATCCTCGACGCCACCCATACCCATTTCACCCATAAGGGCCTGCTGCGCGGCCTCACCTCGAAACGCCATCTGGTGCGGGTCGAGGTGACGGGCGGCGAGGGCTGGGTCGAGGCGAGCTACACCGGCGAGGAACGCCAGCAGGGCCTGATCAGTCGGCTGCTGGAAGGCGAGCGCGCCAAGACCATTGGCCGCTTCCGCCATCCCGGCATCGCCGAGCTTGAATATTGGGGCAAGGACGGGCTGGTTCTGGCCACCACCTTCCATCTGCGCCAGGCCGACGAGCGCACCGTCGAGGGTGTCGGCTGGTTGATCGGCCGGCGCCAGGGCCTGCTCGGCGAGCTGAAGGCGCTTGCCTTCAAACCATTATTCAATGTCGCACTTCAGCAAGACCGCCGGGTGCTGAAATCGGCGAGCGACAATGCCCGTTTCGTGCCGCAGGCCGTGCCAGTGATCGGGCCCCTGGATTTCCTGCGTCGCGATATCGCCGCGATCATGGAGGGGAAGATGCCGCCGGCGGCGAGCGGGCCGAAAGTGCATGAGATCGAGCTGTGA
- a CDS encoding GNAT family N-acetyltransferase, which yields MTGAATMERPVQQADRVENKPAKVAAFVSLFNEVPVRDLIANLKTKVETFEIAGRVFPLTLNDADDAPNCYICCPTSAYIDYAIDETRNFAAHPLLRRALNALIRACAPLVRASGLDHQAQVNNWLYSTNPMPLLDRPTVASLRSALTARFPDRAIVIRSLNDIADPATIAVLKAEGFRMLAARQIYIFADRSAAPAMTRDMKRDRARLRATPFERVGNGDFSEADYARAEQLYDMLYLDKYTPLNPHYTARYIAEMHRRGIISLAGLRRPGGELVAVTGLFENGRTLTQPIVGYDTSLPVADGLYRMMMAVAQDHATARGLFFNMSAGAAGFKRRRGAVAAIEYNAVYAGHLPLRRRMAIRLMETVLALIGIPLLRRFEL from the coding sequence ATGACGGGCGCGGCGACGATGGAAAGGCCCGTGCAGCAGGCCGACCGCGTCGAGAACAAGCCGGCGAAGGTCGCGGCTTTCGTAAGCCTCTTCAACGAGGTGCCGGTGCGCGATCTCATCGCCAACCTCAAGACCAAGGTGGAGACCTTCGAAATTGCCGGCCGCGTTTTTCCGCTGACGCTGAACGACGCCGATGATGCGCCCAACTGCTATATCTGCTGCCCGACCAGCGCCTATATCGACTACGCGATCGACGAGACACGCAACTTCGCCGCCCACCCGCTGTTGCGGCGCGCGCTCAACGCGTTGATCAGGGCCTGCGCGCCCCTGGTCAGGGCAAGCGGCCTCGACCATCAGGCGCAGGTCAACAACTGGCTCTATTCGACCAATCCGATGCCGCTGCTCGACCGGCCGACAGTCGCGTCGCTGCGCTCGGCCTTGACCGCGCGTTTCCCCGATCGCGCCATCGTCATCCGTTCGTTGAACGACATCGCCGATCCGGCGACGATTGCCGTCTTGAAGGCCGAGGGGTTCCGCATGCTGGCGGCGCGTCAAATCTACATCTTCGCCGACCGCAGCGCCGCGCCCGCCATGACGCGCGACATGAAGCGCGATCGCGCCCGCCTGCGCGCGACACCGTTCGAGCGGGTCGGAAACGGCGATTTCAGCGAGGCTGACTATGCCCGCGCCGAGCAGCTCTACGATATGCTCTACCTCGACAAATACACGCCGCTCAATCCGCACTACACGGCCCGTTATATCGCCGAGATGCACCGGCGCGGCATCATCAGCCTGGCGGGATTGCGGCGGCCCGGCGGCGAGCTGGTCGCCGTCACCGGCTTGTTCGAAAACGGCCGCACGTTGACCCAGCCGATCGTCGGCTACGACACCAGCCTGCCGGTGGCCGACGGGCTTTACCGCATGATGATGGCGGTGGCGCAGGATCACGCCACGGCGCGCGGCCTGTTCTTCAACATGAGCGCGGGCGCCGCCGGTTTCAAACGCCGGCGCGGCGCGGTCGCGGCGATCGAATACAACGCCGTCTATGCCGGGCATCTCCCGCTTCGCCGGCGCATGGCGATCCGTCTCATGGAGACGGTGCTGGCGCTGATCGGCATTCCCCTGCTCAGGAGGTTCGAACTGTGA
- a CDS encoding F390 synthetase-related protein, protein MNGLAEAAGSFALTRWVSRKSRADFERWQAGALRRFLDRDLPRAPFYGKAPACLTDLPVTDKALLMARFDEFNIHGLTAAQAWATLAHDGRAGALTVGASAGTSGNRGLFVISEAEKYRWLGTILAKAAPDLVWRGMRVAVILPQNTGLYDSARTSHLIKLAFFDLTKGPESWRGELEAFDPTVVIAPPKILRHFAAEDFRLRPKRVFSAAETLDPVDRPVIENFFRLPLDQIYMATEGLFAVTCRQRGLHLAEDSVFFEFEPAGEGLVTPLVTAFRRRTQIMARYRMNDLLRLSKEPCRCGSPLRCVDEIVGRMDDAFRFTSPDGPILVTPDVLRNAVLKADRRIDDFRLVQTGPESIEFRLAPTLPTDAAVAAHQAVRALLEMRKAAATVTLVRAPLPLETGRKLRRVECRLEPAR, encoded by the coding sequence ATGAACGGGCTGGCGGAGGCGGCAGGGTCTTTCGCCCTGACACGCTGGGTGTCGCGCAAGAGCCGCGCGGATTTCGAGCGCTGGCAGGCAGGCGCCTTGCGCCGCTTCCTCGACCGCGACCTACCGCGCGCGCCCTTTTACGGCAAGGCGCCGGCCTGCCTCACCGACCTGCCGGTCACCGACAAGGCGCTGCTGATGGCGCGCTTCGATGAATTCAACATCCACGGCCTCACCGCCGCGCAAGCCTGGGCGACGCTGGCGCATGACGGCCGCGCCGGCGCGCTCACCGTCGGCGCCAGCGCAGGCACCTCCGGCAATCGCGGCCTGTTCGTGATTTCGGAAGCGGAGAAATACCGCTGGCTGGGAACGATCCTCGCCAAGGCGGCGCCCGACCTTGTCTGGCGCGGCATGCGCGTCGCCGTCATCCTGCCGCAGAACACTGGGCTTTACGACAGCGCCCGCACATCGCACCTGATCAAGCTTGCCTTCTTCGACCTAACGAAAGGGCCGGAAAGCTGGCGCGGTGAACTGGAGGCCTTCGACCCGACGGTCGTCATCGCGCCGCCAAAGATCCTGCGGCATTTTGCGGCCGAAGACTTCAGGCTCCGGCCCAAGCGCGTTTTTTCCGCCGCCGAGACGCTGGATCCGGTCGACCGTCCGGTTATCGAGAATTTCTTCCGGCTGCCGCTCGATCAGATCTATATGGCGACCGAAGGCCTGTTCGCGGTGACCTGCAGACAGCGCGGCCTGCATCTTGCCGAAGACTCCGTCTTCTTCGAATTCGAGCCGGCGGGCGAGGGGCTGGTGACGCCGCTGGTGACGGCCTTTCGCCGACGGACACAGATCATGGCCCGTTACAGGATGAACGACCTGTTGCGCTTGTCCAAAGAACCTTGTCGGTGTGGTTCGCCGCTGCGCTGCGTCGATGAGATCGTCGGCCGCATGGACGATGCTTTCCGATTCACGTCGCCGGACGGCCCGATCCTGGTCACGCCCGATGTGCTGCGCAATGCGGTGCTCAAAGCCGATCGCCGCATCGACGATTTCCGCCTCGTCCAGACCGGGCCGGAGAGCATCGAGTTCAGGCTTGCGCCGACGCTCCCGACCGATGCGGCGGTGGCCGCGCATCAGGCGGTTCGCGCGCTCCTGGAAATGCGAAAGGCCGCCGCCACCGTGACGCTCGTCCGCGCGCCCCTGCCGTTGGAAACAGGCCGCAAGCTGCGCCGCGTCGAATGCCGCCTGGAGCCGGCGCGATGA
- a CDS encoding MBL fold metallo-hydrolase, giving the protein MKLVFANSAWVNAAERLILRGGTWQRVRLRVRYGLFFHPAAGPVLVDTGYTPEALSGERRGRTLRLYGALLKPQLNADEQVLSVLRRFGLSPDDIRTVIVTHFHADHISGLSLFRNARFIASDTAWARVKARTPGQNLHHGVFTELFPADFKSRLDGLSGKPRIEPRGDMPGGTDLFGEGSVIAVDLPGHADGQFGLLFNRLERPLLYAVDVQWLLAALIENRTPGFPATLIAEDAAAIEPTSAMLRRFLSTGGEVMLCHDPAPTPYDLAPEVS; this is encoded by the coding sequence ATGAAGCTCGTCTTCGCCAACAGCGCCTGGGTCAACGCCGCCGAGCGGCTGATCCTGCGCGGCGGCACCTGGCAACGCGTCAGGCTGCGTGTCCGCTACGGGCTGTTCTTTCACCCCGCCGCCGGACCGGTGCTGGTCGACACCGGCTACACGCCGGAAGCGCTGAGCGGCGAGCGGCGCGGCCGGACGCTTCGGCTCTACGGCGCGCTGCTGAAACCTCAGCTCAATGCCGACGAGCAGGTTCTGTCGGTGCTGCGCCGTTTCGGCCTGTCGCCTGACGATATCCGCACAGTCATCGTCACCCATTTTCACGCCGACCACATTTCCGGCCTGTCGCTGTTCCGCAACGCGCGTTTCATCGCCAGCGACACCGCCTGGGCGCGGGTCAAGGCGCGCACGCCGGGCCAGAATTTGCACCATGGCGTCTTCACCGAATTGTTTCCCGCCGACTTCAAGTCGCGGCTCGACGGACTATCCGGCAAGCCGCGCATCGAGCCTCGCGGCGACATGCCGGGCGGCACGGATCTCTTCGGCGAGGGCAGCGTGATCGCTGTCGATCTTCCAGGCCACGCCGATGGCCAGTTCGGCCTGTTGTTCAATCGCCTCGAGCGACCGCTGCTCTATGCCGTCGACGTGCAATGGCTGCTCGCCGCTTTGATCGAGAACCGCACGCCCGGTTTCCCGGCCACCCTGATCGCCGAGGATGCGGCGGCGATCGAGCCGACCAGCGCCATGCTGCGCCGCTTCCTCAGCACGGGCGGCGAGGTGATGCTCTGCCATGATCCCGCGCCGACGCCTTATGACCTCGCGCCGGAGGTCTCATGA
- a CDS encoding NAD(P)-dependent oxidoreductase, which translates to MAVLVTGASGFLGSHVLERLAASGTLALGLGRDETRCAALEAAGHRIIRHDLAQPLDAALDPRLGRVERIIHCAALSSPFGRLADFEAANVTATRNLVGFARRQGVSRFVHISSPSVCFAFRDQLGLTEDAAVPEPVNHYARTKREAEKIVLGEPDIHPMVLRPRGVYGKGDRALLPRLIKAARSRPLPLFRDGRAAIDLTYVDDVVDAVMAALAAPGEAEGRIFNISGGEMLPVRRIADAACIRAGLHARWRPMPLAPAMLAAGLMEAVALRLPGRPEPPVTRYGLGLFAYAQSLDISKAKRVLGWAPKISFEQGLDRTFAGRARP; encoded by the coding sequence ATGGCCGTCCTCGTCACCGGCGCCAGCGGCTTCCTGGGCTCCCATGTGCTCGAGCGGCTGGCCGCTTCCGGCACGCTGGCGCTCGGGCTCGGCCGCGATGAAACGCGCTGCGCCGCGCTCGAAGCGGCCGGCCATCGCATCATCCGTCACGATTTGGCGCAGCCGCTCGATGCCGCCCTCGACCCCAGGCTGGGCAGGGTCGAGCGGATCATCCACTGCGCGGCGCTTTCCTCGCCCTTCGGACGCCTCGCGGATTTCGAGGCGGCCAATGTCACGGCAACGCGCAATCTTGTCGGATTCGCCAGACGGCAAGGCGTCAGCCGTTTCGTCCACATCTCCAGCCCGTCCGTCTGCTTCGCCTTCCGCGACCAGCTCGGTCTCACCGAGGATGCGGCCGTGCCGGAGCCGGTCAATCACTATGCCCGCACCAAGCGCGAGGCCGAAAAGATCGTGCTCGGCGAGCCCGATATCCATCCTATGGTGCTGCGGCCGCGCGGCGTCTACGGCAAGGGCGATCGGGCGTTGCTGCCGCGCCTGATCAAGGCGGCAAGGAGCCGGCCGCTGCCGCTGTTTCGCGACGGCCGGGCGGCCATCGACCTCACTTATGTCGACGATGTCGTCGATGCGGTGATGGCGGCGCTCGCCGCACCTGGCGAAGCCGAGGGTCGGATCTTCAACATCTCCGGCGGCGAGATGCTGCCGGTCCGCCGCATCGCCGACGCGGCCTGCATCCGCGCCGGCTTGCACGCGCGCTGGCGGCCGATGCCCCTCGCGCCGGCGATGCTGGCGGCGGGCTTGATGGAAGCGGTGGCGCTGCGGTTGCCCGGCCGGCCCGAGCCGCCGGTCACCCGCTATGGGCTCGGCCTCTTCGCCTATGCGCAAAGCCTGGATATTTCCAAGGCGAAACGGGTGCTCGGCTGGGCGCCGAAAATCTCGTTCGAACAAGGGCTCGATCGCACCTTTGCCGGCCGGGCCAGGCCATGA
- a CDS encoding 3-oxoacyl-[acyl-carrier-protein] synthase III C-terminal domain-containing protein yields MRIKVVGTGRAVPAERVTTRALEAKLSLSEGALETATGVVERYVCNAESQIDLACVAATVALADAGVKPGAVDLIIGGCGVPYQPLPATAPLVMQRLGLADGSAAAFDVNSTCLGFLTAFETAGRMIEAGQCETALVFSSEVASRALPWQDAPEIAALFGDGAAAAVLRKAGPGEGKVAASLMRTYPSGWEACGIGSGGTRFDFRKEQEAFAAHSLFHMDGKELFRLTARHFNGFVDALLERAGWRRDDVDLVVPHQASPFALAHIARQTGFAPQKLVDISARFGNQIAASMPFALDVARREGRVAAGMKLLFLGTSAGVSFGGMALEV; encoded by the coding sequence ATGCGGATCAAGGTCGTCGGAACCGGCAGGGCGGTACCGGCTGAGCGGGTGACAACGCGCGCGCTGGAAGCGAAATTGAGCCTCAGCGAGGGCGCACTGGAAACCGCCACCGGCGTCGTCGAGCGCTATGTCTGCAATGCCGAATCGCAGATCGATCTTGCCTGCGTCGCCGCGACAGTTGCGCTAGCCGATGCCGGCGTAAAGCCCGGCGCTGTCGATCTCATCATCGGCGGCTGCGGCGTGCCTTACCAGCCGCTGCCGGCGACCGCGCCTTTGGTCATGCAGCGCCTCGGGCTGGCGGACGGCTCGGCCGCCGCCTTCGACGTTAACAGCACCTGTCTTGGCTTCCTCACCGCCTTTGAGACTGCCGGTCGCATGATCGAAGCGGGGCAATGCGAGACGGCCTTGGTGTTCTCGTCCGAAGTCGCCTCGCGCGCGCTGCCGTGGCAGGATGCGCCGGAGATCGCCGCGCTCTTCGGCGACGGCGCTGCGGCGGCGGTCCTGCGCAAGGCCGGGCCGGGCGAGGGCAAGGTGGCGGCGAGCCTGATGCGCACTTATCCTTCCGGCTGGGAAGCCTGCGGCATCGGTTCGGGCGGCACACGCTTCGATTTCCGCAAGGAGCAGGAAGCGTTTGCGGCGCACAGCCTGTTCCACATGGACGGCAAGGAACTGTTCAGGCTCACCGCGCGCCATTTCAACGGGTTCGTCGACGCTCTGCTGGAGCGCGCCGGCTGGCGTCGCGACGATGTAGATCTCGTCGTGCCGCATCAGGCAAGCCCCTTCGCGCTTGCGCATATAGCGCGCCAGACCGGCTTTGCGCCGCAAAAGCTTGTCGACATCTCTGCCCGCTTCGGCAACCAGATCGCCGCCTCCATGCCCTTCGCGCTCGACGTCGCGCGCCGCGAGGGGCGGGTGGCAGCGGGCATGAAGCTGCTCTTCCTCGGTACTTCCGCCGGCGTCTCCTTCGGCGGCATGGCGCTGGAGGTCTGA
- a CDS encoding T6SS immunity protein Tdi1 domain-containing protein: MANSFSRFISSVFGNSVSKPNADVVRSPWPDGLQYLFIEPSKKDVWEALDGWKWIGLDGLEPAAVSAFGDIFFRAPDGSVKLLDMIGGRLTQVSETWPELTTQFNDHDRRDELLLADLAAAARKKGLVLADGECYDFDTPPVLGGEMSAAQINKTFFVVKVHITGQIHRQVKDLPHGTKINKVTIGDR, encoded by the coding sequence ATGGCTAATTCTTTTTCTCGCTTTATTTCTTCTGTCTTTGGGAATTCTGTTTCGAAGCCAAATGCGGACGTGGTCAGAAGCCCATGGCCGGACGGTCTCCAGTATCTGTTTATCGAGCCGTCAAAGAAGGATGTCTGGGAAGCGCTGGACGGCTGGAAGTGGATTGGGCTTGATGGCCTGGAACCCGCCGCAGTCTCCGCATTCGGCGACATTTTCTTCCGAGCTCCCGATGGTTCCGTCAAATTGCTGGACATGATCGGAGGCCGATTGACCCAAGTGTCGGAAACGTGGCCGGAGCTTACAACCCAGTTCAACGATCATGATCGTCGCGACGAGCTGTTGCTGGCTGACTTAGCCGCGGCGGCACGAAAGAAGGGATTGGTCTTGGCGGACGGCGAATGTTACGACTTCGACACGCCACCCGTACTCGGTGGCGAAATGTCCGCCGCGCAAATCAACAAGACCTTCTTCGTGGTGAAGGTGCACATAACCGGCCAAATCCACCGACAAGTAAAAGACCTTCCGCACGGCACGAAAATCAACAAGGTGACGATCGGCGATCGCTGA
- a CDS encoding DNA polymerase III subunit chi has product MADILFYHLTESTLEEALPGLLERSVERGWRAVVQTGTEERRDALDQHLWTFRDDSFLAHATDREAYPAEQPILLTTSEGNQNAAQIRFLVDGASPPELSGYERAVFLFDGHDAAQLEAARGHWKTMKEAGHAVTYWQQTPDRRWERKA; this is encoded by the coding sequence ATGGCCGACATCCTGTTCTACCATTTGACCGAATCGACGCTCGAGGAGGCGCTGCCCGGCCTGCTCGAGCGCAGCGTCGAGCGCGGCTGGCGCGCGGTGGTGCAGACCGGCACGGAAGAGCGGCGCGACGCGCTCGACCAGCATCTGTGGACTTTTCGCGACGATTCCTTCCTGGCGCACGCCACCGACCGCGAGGCCTATCCGGCCGAGCAGCCGATCCTGCTCACCACAAGCGAGGGCAACCAGAACGCCGCGCAGATCCGCTTCCTGGTCGACGGCGCCAGCCCGCCCGAGCTATCGGGCTACGAACGCGCCGTCTTCCTGTTCGATGGCCATGACGCGGCACAGCTCGAAGCCGCGCGCGGCCATTGGAAGACGATGAAGGAAGCCGGCCACGCCGTGACCTACTGGCAGCAGACGCCGGATCGGCGGTGGGAGCGGAAGGCTTAG
- a CDS encoding leucyl aminopeptidase, which yields MTLRPSISFAKFAVPKKGSVFVFAGDGGGLGEAAKACDPAGALARAFPVADFSGKFASSAEVLAPEGTSVDRLVAIGAGKLSALDDNAWLKLGGAVAASLRKATEVAVILDLPELQADGHQAGSLAAGILLRSYAFDKYKTRKDKDEGQSDAKAAKPAKVTIHCADPAAAKKAFAGEEAVVDGVLLARDLVNEPANALGPVDFAERVKALEALGVDVEILTEKEMKKLGMGSLLGVAQGSPRGARLVVMRWSGGKAKDAPLAFIGKGVTFDTGGNSMKPASGMEDMKGDMGGAAAVTGLIHALAARKAKTNVVGVIGLVENAVDGHAQRPGDIVTSMSGQTIEVLNTDAEGRLVLADALWYTNDRFKPKFMINLATLTGAIMVALGQHYAGLFSNNDELAGRLFGAGQSSQERLWRMPLGPEYDKLIDSKNADMKNIGGRYGGAIIAAQFLQRFVKDTPWAHLDIAGTAMGAPSSEINQSWGSGFGVRLLDRLVRDHYEG from the coding sequence ATGACGTTGAGACCATCCATTTCTTTCGCCAAATTCGCCGTGCCGAAAAAGGGCAGCGTCTTCGTGTTCGCGGGCGACGGCGGCGGGCTCGGCGAGGCGGCGAAGGCCTGCGATCCCGCCGGTGCGCTGGCTCGCGCGTTTCCGGTCGCCGATTTCTCCGGCAAGTTCGCGAGCTCCGCCGAGGTGCTGGCGCCGGAAGGAACGTCCGTCGACCGGCTGGTGGCGATCGGCGCCGGCAAGCTGTCGGCTCTCGACGACAATGCCTGGCTGAAGCTCGGCGGCGCTGTCGCCGCTTCGCTGCGCAAGGCGACCGAGGTGGCTGTCATTCTCGATCTGCCGGAACTGCAGGCCGATGGCCACCAGGCGGGGAGCCTCGCCGCCGGCATCCTGCTGCGCAGCTACGCCTTCGACAAGTACAAGACCAGGAAGGACAAGGACGAAGGCCAATCCGACGCGAAGGCGGCGAAGCCCGCCAAGGTCACGATCCACTGCGCCGATCCGGCTGCCGCGAAGAAGGCCTTTGCCGGCGAGGAAGCGGTGGTCGACGGCGTGCTGCTGGCGCGCGACCTCGTCAACGAGCCGGCCAATGCGCTGGGGCCTGTCGACTTCGCCGAGCGCGTCAAGGCGCTGGAGGCCCTCGGCGTCGATGTCGAGATCCTCACCGAAAAGGAGATGAAGAAGCTCGGCATGGGCTCGCTGCTCGGCGTGGCGCAAGGCTCGCCGCGCGGCGCCCGCCTGGTGGTGATGCGCTGGAGCGGCGGCAAGGCCAAGGACGCGCCGCTGGCATTCATCGGCAAGGGCGTCACCTTCGACACCGGCGGCAATTCGATGAAGCCGGCCTCCGGCATGGAGGACATGAAGGGCGACATGGGCGGTGCGGCCGCCGTCACCGGGCTGATCCATGCGCTCGCCGCGCGCAAGGCCAAGACCAATGTGGTCGGCGTCATCGGCCTTGTCGAGAACGCCGTCGACGGCCATGCCCAGCGCCCCGGCGACATCGTCACCTCGATGTCGGGCCAGACGATCGAGGTGCTCAACACCGACGCCGAAGGCCGCCTCGTGCTGGCCGACGCGCTTTGGTACACCAACGACCGCTTCAAGCCGAAATTCATGATCAATCTGGCGACGCTGACCGGCGCCATCATGGTGGCGCTCGGGCAGCATTATGCCGGCCTGTTCTCCAACAACGACGAGTTGGCGGGCAGGCTCTTCGGCGCCGGCCAGTCGTCCCAAGAGCGGCTATGGCGCATGCCGCTCGGCCCCGAATACGACAAGCTGATCGATTCCAAGAATGCCGACATGAAGAACATCGGCGGCCGCTATGGCGGCGCCATCATCGCGGCGCAGTTCCTGCAGCGCTTCGTCAAGGACACGCCCTGGGCGCATCTCGACATCGCCGGCACCGCGATGGGCGCGCCGTCGAGCGAGATCAACCAGTCCTGGGGCTCGGGCTTCGGCGTCAGGCTGCTCGATAGGCTGGTGCGCGATCACTACGAAGGGTAG
- the lptF gene encoding LPS export ABC transporter permease LptF, producing MKVVERYIMRRALTMFLAALVWTLAIVWTTQVLAKIDLVTDNGQSALTFFEVAALIIPSIIPIVVPFALVVAVAQTLSAMNTDSELAVLSAAGASRWTIARPVLLLAIAACAFSFIVDNAIDPYARQKNRQLVAASRADLVSLIIQEGTFRKIDEGLYLQVGERLPGNRLGGIFVADSREEGASLTYYAKTGSIVEKGDEKVLMMNDGVINRKSVTGDLSVIRFTSYAFDMSAFLSAANDITLLPKDRTTAYLLNPDPNDKMFQREPGSYRAELNQRFAEWSYSLVFALIALAVAGDARSHREARINPLITAIAIALFVRWLGFFAAGKADRVSYYIYLLYGIPLIASAVSIWFIVSSRTMELPVSWADWLTNLAKRASDNWTAFKLWLARRTSGQGA from the coding sequence ATGAAGGTCGTTGAACGCTACATCATGCGCCGCGCGCTGACGATGTTCCTCGCCGCGCTGGTCTGGACGCTGGCGATCGTGTGGACGACGCAGGTGCTGGCCAAGATTGACCTCGTCACCGACAACGGCCAGTCGGCGCTGACCTTTTTCGAGGTCGCGGCACTGATCATTCCCTCGATCATCCCGATCGTGGTGCCGTTCGCCCTGGTGGTGGCGGTGGCGCAGACGCTGAGCGCCATGAACACCGATTCGGAGCTCGCCGTGCTCAGCGCCGCGGGCGCCTCGCGCTGGACCATCGCGCGGCCCGTCCTGCTGCTCGCAATCGCGGCTTGCGCCTTTTCCTTCATCGTCGACAACGCCATCGACCCCTATGCCAGGCAGAAGAACCGCCAGCTGGTGGCGGCTTCGCGCGCCGACCTCGTGTCGCTGATCATCCAGGAAGGCACGTTCCGCAAGATCGACGAGGGCCTTTACCTGCAGGTCGGCGAGCGGCTTCCCGGCAACCGGCTCGGCGGTATCTTCGTCGCCGATTCACGCGAGGAAGGCGCCAGCCTCACCTATTATGCCAAGACCGGCAGCATCGTCGAAAAAGGCGACGAGAAGGTGCTGATGATGAATGACGGCGTCATCAACCGCAAATCGGTCACCGGCGACCTCTCGGTCATCCGCTTCACCTCTTACGCCTTCGACATGTCCGCCTTCCTATCCGCGGCGAACGACATCACGCTTTTGCCCAAGGACCGCACGACGGCATATCTGCTCAACCCGGATCCCAACGACAAGATGTTCCAGCGCGAACCGGGCAGCTACCGCGCGGAGCTCAACCAGCGCTTTGCCGAGTGGTCCTATTCGCTGGTGTTCGCGCTGATCGCGCTGGCCGTCGCGGGCGATGCGCGCTCGCATCGCGAAGCACGCATCAACCCGTTGATCACGGCGATCGCGATTGCGCTTTTCGTGCGATGGCTGGGCTTCTTCGCCGCCGGCAAGGCCGACAGGGTCTCGTACTACATCTACCTGCTCTACGGCATACCGCTGATTGCGTCCGCGGTTTCGATCTGGTTCATCGTCTCGTCCCGCACCATGGAATTGCCGGTCAGTTGGGCGGACTGGCTGACCAATCTCGCCAAGCGCGCCAGCGACAACTGGACGGCATTCAAGCTGTGGCTTGCGCGGCGCACCTCCGGCCAGGGAGCCTGA